A genomic region of Exiguobacterium oxidotolerans JCM 12280 contains the following coding sequences:
- a CDS encoding DEAD/DEAH box helicase, whose product MNFMKPFINEAWERARFEQMMPVQEQAIPLIREGKDVLVEAPTGTGKTLAYVIPALERIDPNEPHVQVAITAPTRELVMQIHQVIQLFAQGSGIKSGAFIGGVELKRQYERLKKKPQIIVGTPGRLVELIDSKKLKMHKVKLIVLDEADQIYESGMSASATRIANSALRDRQLALVSATLPERTAEWGRTLSNEPEVIRVERTETSRVKFGYIETSRRLKPEMLRRLSNMQQVKVLTFINNRSFLGPLNGELSKFSLKYRILDAEKGKRERMETLRSYKRGEFPLLVTTGLAARGLDIDAVTHVVHYDLPESLDDFVHRSGRTGRGNASGMVLALVTDHDLKHLKTLAKQMGVEIEPMEIYGGELIPKREVMEPEALKSPAKPHRKGSTR is encoded by the coding sequence ATGAATTTTATGAAACCTTTTATTAATGAAGCGTGGGAACGAGCACGCTTTGAACAAATGATGCCCGTCCAAGAACAAGCTATTCCTCTAATCCGTGAGGGGAAAGATGTTTTGGTCGAAGCACCGACAGGAACTGGGAAAACGCTCGCTTATGTCATTCCGGCCCTCGAGCGCATCGATCCGAATGAACCACACGTTCAAGTCGCGATCACGGCACCGACACGAGAACTGGTCATGCAAATTCATCAAGTCATCCAATTGTTTGCCCAAGGAAGTGGAATTAAGTCAGGTGCGTTCATCGGTGGTGTTGAGTTAAAACGTCAATATGAGCGTCTCAAGAAAAAGCCGCAAATCATTGTCGGGACACCCGGACGTTTAGTCGAATTGATTGACTCGAAAAAGTTGAAGATGCATAAAGTGAAATTGATTGTTTTAGATGAAGCTGATCAAATCTACGAAAGTGGAATGAGCGCCTCGGCGACACGAATCGCGAACAGTGCGCTTCGTGACCGTCAGTTAGCACTCGTTTCAGCAACATTGCCTGAACGGACGGCAGAATGGGGACGGACACTGTCGAACGAACCGGAAGTCATCCGAGTCGAACGAACGGAGACGTCACGAGTCAAGTTTGGTTACATCGAAACATCCCGTCGCCTGAAACCGGAAATGTTACGTCGTTTGTCTAATATGCAACAAGTTAAAGTGTTGACGTTTATTAACAACCGCTCATTCCTCGGTCCGTTAAACGGTGAATTAAGCAAGTTTTCATTGAAATACCGGATTTTAGATGCCGAAAAAGGGAAAAGAGAACGGATGGAGACGTTACGTTCGTATAAACGGGGAGAGTTTCCGTTACTCGTCACGACCGGTCTTGCTGCACGCGGTCTAGACATTGATGCCGTGACGCATGTTGTGCATTATGATTTACCGGAATCCCTTGATGATTTTGTCCACCGCTCAGGTCGAACAGGACGTGGGAACGCGTCAGGTATGGTCCTTGCGCTCGTCACGGATCATGATTTAAAACACCTGAAAACATTAGCGAAACAAATGGGTGTGGAAATTGAACCAATGGAGATTTATGGCGGGGAATTGATTCCAAAACGTGAAGTCATGGAACCCGAAGCACTTAAAAGTCCGGCGAAACCACACCGGAAAGGATCAACGCGATGA
- a CDS encoding GGDEF domain-containing protein: MQRSPYFIRWFPSLLIISLILILYSYTQGSFMNHLVEQVLEYLSFLLIGLFILIAYKKERSLVVPKRKFWIIAFISLIFSLAASIFETINLFSNTLSFPNSYSLIYFSISHYIFLIGLFYRIASQKSFSQHLLAFMDALIIVVFLGLAAFHTLSELADPATSTFPYDMIVVLNTSLGLFVFFYFFFVQETHWVSRTTLSLLFLSLFIRGMYEVSAVYFPDFTEQYLVFSPVLIRLAQSAAILWHLDHITEGKQASPVVQRTWLPLLAIPLFLHYVIELEGKKFDVFIILLLLIIRQIIIARQHTLLVQKLNERNEQLAERIEHRIRQIKESEQQVLPLFSSHPDPIIRFDQNETATYANLAAQATFKLSALSIEVPTHSVLHLQSSLQLDSNRYLDESNRQYELTKIPIHIASKSVGHFLVLHDVTEQKERQQRIEYHAFHDVLTGIGNRRSLERTFLSLKSSVNYLALLDLDGFKLVNDTYGHEAGDYVLIEVARRMDHELEGDESIYRLGGDEFALLTSAEDEFSLRRRCKHFLHLLRRPYVYKGQTLHVSASIGVAPFFENDDLESWLKHADLAMYRIKNREKNDIALYHQDF, encoded by the coding sequence ATGCAACGATCCCCCTACTTCATCAGATGGTTCCCTTCACTACTAATCATTTCTTTGATTTTAATTCTCTATTCATATACGCAAGGCTCATTCATGAACCACCTTGTCGAACAAGTTCTAGAATACTTGTCGTTTCTTTTAATCGGACTTTTCATCCTCATCGCCTATAAAAAAGAACGTTCACTCGTCGTGCCAAAGCGAAAATTTTGGATTATCGCCTTCATCTCACTTATCTTCTCGCTAGCTGCTTCGATTTTTGAAACCATTAACTTATTCAGTAATACGCTGTCCTTTCCGAACAGTTATAGCTTAATTTATTTCTCCATATCGCACTATATATTTTTAATCGGGCTTTTTTACCGGATTGCTTCGCAAAAGAGTTTTTCACAACACCTGCTTGCATTCATGGATGCTCTAATCATCGTCGTTTTTTTAGGACTTGCTGCTTTTCATACATTAAGCGAGCTGGCCGACCCGGCAACTAGTACGTTCCCGTACGATATGATCGTCGTCCTCAACACTTCACTTGGATTGTTTGTTTTCTTCTACTTCTTTTTTGTTCAAGAAACACACTGGGTTTCCCGAACGACGTTATCTCTATTATTCTTGTCACTGTTCATCCGTGGTATGTATGAAGTATCTGCTGTATACTTTCCAGATTTCACGGAACAATATTTAGTCTTTTCTCCTGTATTGATTCGCCTTGCTCAAAGTGCGGCAATCTTATGGCACCTTGATCACATCACTGAAGGTAAACAAGCGTCTCCTGTCGTTCAGAGAACTTGGCTGCCTTTGCTCGCAATCCCACTATTTTTACATTATGTCATCGAACTCGAAGGTAAAAAGTTTGATGTATTCATCATCTTATTGTTACTGATCATTCGACAAATCATCATCGCTCGGCAGCATACGTTGCTCGTACAAAAGTTAAACGAGCGAAACGAACAGTTAGCCGAACGCATCGAACATCGGATCCGGCAAATCAAAGAAAGTGAGCAACAAGTCCTGCCACTGTTTTCAAGTCACCCTGATCCAATCATCCGCTTTGATCAAAACGAAACAGCGACGTATGCCAATCTTGCGGCTCAAGCAACGTTTAAGCTTTCTGCCTTATCCATCGAAGTACCTACTCACTCAGTCTTACATCTTCAGTCTTCCTTACAGCTTGATTCCAATCGTTATCTCGATGAATCCAATCGCCAATATGAATTAACAAAAATCCCTATCCACATCGCTTCAAAATCAGTCGGTCACTTTTTAGTCTTACACGACGTAACAGAACAAAAGGAGCGGCAACAACGGATTGAATACCACGCGTTTCATGATGTCTTGACTGGAATCGGCAACCGTCGTTCGCTCGAACGAACATTCCTATCATTGAAAAGTTCCGTAAACTATCTTGCTTTACTCGATTTAGATGGCTTCAAGCTAGTAAACGATACGTACGGACACGAAGCCGGCGATTACGTTTTAATTGAAGTCGCTCGCCGAATGGATCATGAACTTGAAGGCGATGAATCAATTTATAGACTAGGAGGCGATGAATTTGCATTACTGACTTCGGCTGAAGATGAATTCTCACTCCGGCGTCGTTGTAAACACTTCTTGCACCTATTACGTCGCCCTTATGTTTATAAAGGGCAAACGTTACATGTCTCGGCCAGCATCGGAGTCGCTCCTTTTTTCGAAAACGATGATTTAGAAAGTTGGCTGAAACATGCTGATCTCGCCATGTATCGCATCAAAAACCGTGAAAAAAATGACATTGCACTGTACCATCAAGATTTTTAA
- a CDS encoding GGDEF domain-containing protein: protein MSKAFKRMTGGIVIYLIISYTILLLIPNAFVIPAAVFSSFVGSLLITIAAILFYRKTPSPELKWILIAVSAYFIGDLGGVVSGYFSLTSVNLNVLLDFPYTIHLLTITIFLFRLLDIEHFRSQKLLILDSLTLFTVAMIASYLTIFKYIPEYTRTFAEQLSWDIYSFLTILLTLFFFLLYASGLKKPVSLFAFSFLMGGTFLLGMINFLFYSFLLNDFTFYAMLLLPLYPLSSYFFISFLVTRHLPIIAKQQLLLLRIEQILRPSFSYVLLLLLITYVTFSPVTTRFYFITIATTFLLFLTRQLFSYRENVRLLRETTSLQENLETIVSQKTELLRLREQEFKALFLSYPQMVLEVNQASHILSGNPAAIREGWMEKSLKDEQARLFKQVMEALHANKGVPSLSKTFYIPHDEEDLIYTMTSICIADQERVFIILSDVTEDVRQEQWLEKLGNHDALTRLPNRRFFEEQLQTLLPTLRHGSLLFVDLDGFKAINDTYGHDAGDLLLQETADRLQQLIQGEELVARLGGDEFILFTVRDEDETTAFASKLLASLNEPFYIKDQTMSVTPSIGISLYPSDGKSSNVLLIRADEAMYHIKNTNKNNFQFAAQLKRN from the coding sequence ATGTCAAAAGCGTTCAAACGAATGACAGGAGGAATCGTCATTTATTTGATTATCTCGTATACCATCCTTCTTTTAATTCCAAACGCATTCGTCATACCCGCAGCCGTCTTTTCAAGCTTTGTCGGCTCTCTATTGATTACGATTGCCGCCATTTTATTTTATAGAAAAACACCTTCACCAGAACTTAAATGGATCCTCATTGCCGTAAGTGCTTATTTCATTGGAGACTTAGGTGGAGTTGTCAGTGGTTACTTTTCACTCACGTCTGTCAATTTGAACGTCCTACTCGACTTTCCCTATACAATCCATCTCTTGACGATTACCATTTTTTTATTCCGTCTTTTAGATATTGAACATTTCCGTTCACAAAAGCTTTTAATTCTTGATTCATTGACACTGTTTACTGTCGCGATGATTGCTAGTTACTTGACGATTTTTAAATACATCCCCGAATATACAAGAACGTTCGCGGAGCAGCTCAGCTGGGATATCTATTCATTCTTGACCATTCTCCTGACTCTTTTCTTTTTCTTACTCTATGCTTCCGGTTTAAAGAAACCGGTCTCGTTGTTCGCTTTTAGTTTTTTGATGGGTGGAACATTTTTGTTAGGTATGATCAACTTTTTATTTTACAGCTTTTTATTGAACGATTTTACTTTTTACGCAATGCTTTTATTACCGCTCTATCCGTTGAGTAGCTATTTTTTCATTAGTTTCCTAGTAACTCGTCATTTACCGATCATCGCTAAACAACAATTATTGTTACTTCGGATTGAACAAATTCTTCGTCCTTCTTTTTCATACGTCTTACTATTACTGTTAATTACCTATGTCACGTTTTCACCTGTCACGACACGCTTCTACTTCATCACAATCGCGACCACTTTTTTACTGTTCTTAACGCGGCAACTTTTTTCTTATCGCGAAAATGTACGCCTTTTACGAGAAACGACTTCGCTACAAGAAAATTTGGAAACGATCGTTTCACAGAAAACGGAGCTTCTTCGGTTACGCGAACAAGAATTCAAGGCACTGTTTCTCTCCTATCCGCAAATGGTACTTGAAGTAAATCAAGCGAGTCACATTCTATCCGGAAATCCTGCAGCCATTCGAGAAGGATGGATGGAGAAGTCATTGAAAGACGAACAGGCCCGTCTTTTCAAACAAGTAATGGAGGCGCTACATGCCAATAAAGGGGTCCCTTCCTTATCAAAAACGTTTTATATCCCCCATGACGAAGAGGACCTCATCTACACGATGACGTCGATTTGTATAGCCGATCAAGAACGTGTCTTTATCATTTTATCCGACGTCACGGAAGATGTTCGCCAAGAACAATGGTTGGAGAAATTAGGAAATCACGACGCTTTGACCCGTTTGCCGAATCGACGCTTTTTTGAAGAACAATTGCAAACTCTCCTCCCTACCCTACGACATGGATCGTTATTGTTTGTTGATTTAGATGGTTTTAAAGCTATCAATGATACGTACGGACATGATGCTGGAGATTTATTACTGCAAGAAACTGCAGACCGGCTACAACAACTAATTCAAGGAGAGGAGCTTGTCGCCCGTTTAGGAGGAGATGAATTCATTTTATTCACCGTTCGAGACGAAGATGAGACGACGGCCTTTGCCAGTAAGTTGCTCGCATCACTCAATGAGCCGTTTTATATTAAAGATCAAACGATGTCTGTCACACCGTCCATCGGAATTTCACTTTATCCGAGTGATGGAAAAAGTTCGAATGTCCTCTTAATCCGTGCAGACGAAGCCATGTATCACATTAAAAATACGAACAAAAATAATTTTCAGTTCGCCGCTCAACTAAAACGCAACTAG